A region of the Pseudodesulfovibrio sp. JC047 genome:
TTGGGCCACCTCTTTGGAGGGGCCGATCTGACGCACCCGCCCCTGATCAAGCCAAATAGCCTTTTCACATAGGTTCTGGATAGACGCCATGTCATGACTGACGAAAAAGAGTGTTCCATGTTTTTGAAATTCACGAATAAACCGCATGCACTTCTGAGCAAAAATGGCATCACCGACAGCCAAAACCTCATCGACAATCAAGATGTCAGCATCGACATGGGCAACAACTGCGAATGCAAGTCTGACATACATACCGCTTGAATATGTCTTGACAGGCTGCTCAATAAAATCTCCGATGTCGGCAAATTCAACAATTTTGTCGTACCTTTCGTCGATTTCTCCTTTAGTCAACCCCAGTACGGATGCGTTGAGATATATGTTTTCTCTGCCTGTAAATTCCGGGTTGAATCCGCTCCCTAACTCAAGCAGTGCGGCCACGCGCCCCGTTGCATTGACCGTTCCGGTTGATGGCCGGAGAGTGCCGCAAATCAATTGGAGAAGCGTAGACTTACCACTGCCGTTGCGCCCGACAATGCCAACAGTTTCTCCCCTGTTCAGGGAAAATGTGACATGACTAAGTGCCCAAAATTCTTTGAAAAAGCACTTTTTACCCAAACATAACATTTGGTAGAGTCTGTTGCGCGGAGAGTTGTAGATATTATAGCATTTGCTCAAACTATCGACGGAAATGACTGTATCAGAGGACATCGGCAAACCCCCCCCTTGACTTCTGGAACCAGCCGAAGCCCAGCCACATCGTCAGCAACGCCACACCGCTGTATCCACCAAGCAGATACATATCCGGCAATTGACCCAAAAATAGAACTTTCCGCATCTCTTCAATTATGAAAGTCAATGGATTGATGTACAAATAGCTCCTAAATGGCTCGGGAATATCCTTGAGGGCATAAAACAAGGGAGACATAAACATGACGACGGTGACTATGACGCCAACAGCCTGTGATATGTCTCTGAGGTACACTCCCAACGATGCTAGGAGCCAAGAAACCCCCATCACGACCATGAGAAAAGGGGTGATCAAAAGTGGCGTCAGCAAAATATGGATATCCGGAACACCCAGTATAAAGAAATATGCAACTAGCCAAACTATAAAGCTGATAACCGCATGAAAGAGGGAGGAAAGAAGCGTGACCAATGGCAGTATTTCCAAGGGAAATATCACTTTTTTCACATAACTTATGTGTGAGAGAATCAACGTTGGCCCTCGGGAAATGCATTCTGAAAATACGTTGAACACGATGAGGCCTGAAAACAGCACAAGAGGAAATTCCCCGCCGTTGCCTGTTCCCCCTCGCCAACTCGTTTTGAATACAAAACCAAAAACAAAAGAATACACCGCCAGCATTAGCAAGGGGTTAACAAAAGTCCACAGCGCCCCCACAAGTGTCCCTTTATATCGGGCCAAAATGTCTCGCTTGGAAAGCTCAAGGACCAGTGAACGATTTCGCCATGGACTGGCAACCATCTCAAATGGAGAAATGGAGAATACTTGCAATTCTACCTCTACTAGCTATTCAATTAAAAAACCAAAGACTCCTGCGTCCGTATCAAAGATAGGTAGGTCCTGTAAGCACAAAATGCTCCCACAAGTCAGGGTGTGACTTTTGGTAATGTATTCTTATCGAAATCTTCGAGTCGAGGGGCATTTTTGTCTTTGTCGGGAATAACTGGCTCTCCAACAACGGGCCACTCAATACCAATATCTGGATCATCCCACTGTATTAAGGCATTATATTCAGTGCATTTGTAAGCAAAGTCAACTTATTCAGAAAATACACAAACCCCATAAGCAAACCCCGGAGGAATCCAAAGCTGGTTATAATTTTCAACCTCATGGGTGGTCCCGAACCACTTGCCATAATTTGGAAAATCCGGTCGAATATCAACTGCGACATCAAACACCCTCCCCCTTGTTACACTGACAAACTTCCCTTGAGGGCGATAAGTCTGAAAATGAATTCCCCGCAAAATGCCACGACGGGAACGGGAATGGTTGTCCTGAACAAAAAAGGATATGCATACCGTGCTCGGCATGTTGGTGTGTTCAAAATGTCTCAAGAAAAAAACCGCGCTGGTCGCCAAAGACCTTAGGTTTTACAAGCAAGCCCCCATCAAGTGGTGTTTTGACAACTTTCATTTCTCTATACACCTTTTCGCTTGACAAGCTCCAACAGGTACTGACCATAGCCCGTCTTGGCCAACGGATTTGCCAACTCCTTGACTTGATCAACGTCAATATACCCCATGGAGAATACGATTTCTTCAAGACACGCAATCTTTAATCCTTGACGTGATTCGACCGTCTCTACAAAATTACCAGCAGCCAGCAAAGATTGATGCGTTCCGGTGTCCAGCCA
Encoded here:
- a CDS encoding ABC transporter permease; its protein translation is MQVFSISPFEMVASPWRNRSLVLELSKRDILARYKGTLVGALWTFVNPLLMLAVYSFVFGFVFKTSWRGGTGNGGEFPLVLFSGLIVFNVFSECISRGPTLILSHISYVKKVIFPLEILPLVTLLSSLFHAVISFIVWLVAYFFILGVPDIHILLTPLLITPFLMVVMGVSWLLASLGVYLRDISQAVGVIVTVVMFMSPLFYALKDIPEPFRSYLYINPLTFIIEEMRKVLFLGQLPDMYLLGGYSGVALLTMWLGFGWFQKSRGGFADVL
- a CDS encoding ABC transporter ATP-binding protein; the protein is MSSDTVISVDSLSKCYNIYNSPRNRLYQMLCLGKKCFFKEFWALSHVTFSLNRGETVGIVGRNGSGKSTLLQLICGTLRPSTGTVNATGRVAALLELGSGFNPEFTGRENIYLNASVLGLTKGEIDERYDKIVEFADIGDFIEQPVKTYSSGMYVRLAFAVVAHVDADILIVDEVLAVGDAIFAQKCMRFIREFQKHGTLFFVSHDMASIQNLCEKAIWLDQGRVRQIGPSKEVAQAYLRYTLQHRYGDEVILEEDQAECENSADNVLAIDYEAKVTFQDNLSESSSWKTGRGEILSVRMENCDSSSAEVFEGGERVRLTIEALVHEDMTSPILGFIVKDRLGQDLFGENTLPFTDKTSVPAVAGRHLVGRFEFTLPMLPNGQYVVMAAVADGTLHDNIQHHYVHNAAVINVSSSKVRWGVVGIPFEHISLEVFNG